Within the Macadamia integrifolia cultivar HAES 741 unplaced genomic scaffold, SCU_Mint_v3 scaffold458, whole genome shotgun sequence genome, the region tctccatcttctctcACTTCATCCTAGCCGTCCATGTCGTTGTCGCCACATGTTGCCTTCTGCACCTAGAATAACACAAGAATTGCAGATGCAAGAATAacagaggatctggatcccATGTAAACAAGTACTCAAAAGATTTTAAGAGACAAGGGGACCACTCTTTGAAAGAGACATTTCACTTCTTGTATACATCTGCTCTTGAAATTCATGTAGAATATAATAGGAAAGGTAACAACCAGTGAAGAAAACAAGAAGCCTACGCATATCAAAAAAGGAGACATTTCCTTCCACTAGTAAAATAACCATCAAAGATTCTCAAAAAGGACATGGAGAGGCTCCAATCAAACCGTAAGATCAATTGCCAccctaccaacaaaaaaaaaaaaaaaaaaccctttcgCAGATTTTATATTCTTGGGACCTATTTATACACAAGAAGTTATTTCTGAATTCTAACCTATTCATGAATATCATCATCACTTAAATCTGTCCAGAAGTTCATCCTCAAATCTCGACTTTACTGAAGTTTCCTTTTTGTAAAACTGTACATCAAGGACTGCATTGCCTCCTGAATCTTGGTGCTATTTGATTGCCTGACTGCCTCAGATGCCTGTTGTAGACTTTGGAGTCCACGACCCAAATTGGCAATTGATGGGGCCACTGGGAGAGACTCCAAAGCAAATTCAATCCCATCCCCATATAcaagcaacccagtgcatgtgGCAACACTACACATAAACGTGGCCCATGGCATTGCCCGAACTGGTTGGACTCTTCGCTTCCTCATTATTTCATAGAATGCAGTCCGCATGGCGGAAAAGCTGGTTCGCTCAGCAGATGCTATAACACTGTGGGTCACAGCACGGATTTTCTCTGCAGAGGCAGCTGCCTTCATGGCAGAGGAGGTCTTGGCCCCAGAAGTTGCCAACCCAGGGGCTAACACTTTCGATGAGCCAACGGTTTTGCCGAAAGCAATTGCAGCTGCCTTCTGGGACTGGGTTAAAAGGATTTTAAGTGATGCAGGCACTTTGTAGGTAAACAACTTCACAAACATCGAGGCAGGGAGAACTTTGGAGAGAGAGGAAGCTCCCAAAACCACTGTTGCTCCTGCACCAACCGCCACGACTGGTTTGTCTGCTAGTAGTCTCCTTCGTTCCATATTTCCAGCAGTAGACATTTCCTCATCACATTCATGTTCTGTAAATAACCGTTCAACTAAATCCTCAATATCCTGAGGCACAGAAGTATTCCAGTGTTTCCTAAGCCCAGCTAACCTACTTGCATCAACTATGGCCACAATAGATCTAAATTTCTTAGTCTGGCTTCGGAGTGCTTGGGCAAAGAGAACATCAGACTTCTCCTCGGTAGAAAGCTCTGCAAACTCAAGTTGATCCTTATTATTGTTCCCCATCTTTTTAGTGGCGCACCGACCAGAACCATTAAGAGCAATCCTCAACCCCTCGACTGCAACTCGGAAGTTGTGAATTTCAGATAGGAGCTTCATGTCAACAGTTTCTCCTTGCTCCACATCAAAAAGCATCTTTTGTGTATGAGCCAAAGCCCTCCCAATTAATGGGAGATCAGTGAAGATATCATGTAGATCAGTAAGTAAGGAATAAATGGATTGGGCAAAAGAGGGTGCCTGGTAATTGGACATGGGCTGATAATCACCAAACCCTGCCCCTGAAACAGAACTAGAGGTGGCTGCATCTGAGATTGAAAGATATGGAGCTGAAACTAAGGACTTCAGAATCTGTGATTGAAGATCATCAGCGAGACAGAATCTGTTTGAACTAGATGAAACCAAACAACCCACTCTTTGAGGAACCAAGTTGCTGGGCTGCAGGCCTAGAGCTTGAAACTTGTTCCCAACTTCAGCTTCAGTTGTTGATCCCTCACAAGCCTTCACATGTGGAGATTCCAGCAACAAAAATGAGGATCCAACCTCATTTGCAGCCTTTTTGGCAGCCAAGAAATGTCCATGAAAACCAACCCCAAAAATCTCTCTTAGAACCACACCACTGGCCAGATTTTCATACTTATCTTTGTTGATCTTATTAACAAAACAACCCTTGAGGACCCCAAAGGCAGAAGTGGGTACAGtattctctaaatctttcccCAAAATACTTTCCTCATCCTGAATCTCAAGTAGAGCAGATGGAGAAACCTGAGCAATGACAACCTCAGGCCTAATTGCCTTAATAAGACACTCTGCATCCGCAGCTGATCTTTCAGATAAGTTTTGTGAGGCAAGGATATAAATCACAGACTGCGATTCAGGCACACAAATAGCAAACACAAATTGTTTTGTCTGCTCAGGCAGCGAAAGCCGATGAACCAATCCATCTGATACTTTTAAATCATCTGGTTTACGCAGGGAAAATGGCCAGAGACTTTGTAGACGCGAGAGCCACACTGGTGCCATGAGACTAACATCAGATGCAGATTCAATGCTACATCAACGAATCCAATATAAACCAAGAAGCCTCACACTACAATCAGCAAACAGAAGCCTACATAAGATCCAATTCCCTTTCTCCTAACCCCCGAATCGAAAGCAATCCCAACTCAGTTACAACCTCATCAAATCAACAAAGCCTCTccagaaagaaaatgaagaacgAATTAATACCCAAAATTTCAGCAGAAAATTATTCCACgatcacacacacaaacaaagcaagacttacTGATCCACCATAACCCAAATTCCGAATCCCAAAAGAAATCAACACTAGTTCTCTGCAATACGAATTCCTCTTATCCATGAACAAATCGTAAAGCAAAACAGTTTCCGCGAAAAGAATCACATGATCTCGTTCAGACGATTTCACCCAAATTCCTCGATCACACACTTTTCCAGAAATGAAACTATTCGATTCCACCAAAACCCAGTTTCCgaactacaaaaaaaaatataaaaaataaaaaatcaataactTTTTCTGCAATCCCAATTCCTCAGTCCACAAACAATAAACAAAGGCACCCTTTTTCGACACAAAACCTGTAGAACTCGTTCATCCTATTTCAAACCCTAGAAGTAAACCCAGAGGAACTCATTCAGATTCAAAAAACCGCGACAGAAAGTGATAGGCAGAGATAAATTGGCGATTTTCTCTTACCTTGGAATGGTCAGAGTCAATTTGTGATCTTGTAATAAGTTCTCTGATCAACGGGCTCTCTCTTCAGAATATCTTCTTCggagaaatagaaggaaaaagtaAGGGGGAAACAGAAATTCCCACTTCTAAAGTACCCTGGGTTCCAGATGCCTACACAGGTCGCCTCCGTCCAGAACTCCAGAAGAGTCAAAAGCAACGTTTCAAAATGGAATCGGCTGAACCGGGATCAGATCGTCCTTGACTGATCCAACCTATTCCGGCCAATTCTAACAAATTCCTtcctattgatttttttttttttttttttgggtagaactaTTCCTTCCTATTGAATTGAAACCAGCGGAATAGGCACTGATCCATTCAAACCCTCGATTCCAATTGATGCAGCAAAATCTGACCAGCAGCTCTTTCTGGCAGGAGTTGATGTTCCTTGTTGGACCTGCACATAATAACAGACAAGAGAGAGTGCTAGGTTCATCTGGCGAGAGACTCTCTGATGTCTGAATGAGAAAACTCACAACAGGTGTTTTCAAATACTCAAGAATCGATCCCCTCTGGGggtttaccttggtatttatagagCGTGACAGTTATGGAGAGTCCCATGTTTCGCAAGTGTCCATGTTTGATGGGAAAGTTTAATTAAGAAGGTGATTCCTTGTTTGAGTATGAAACCTCTGTAGAGAGACCGAATTGGAAGCTAACTCCCTATTTGAAGAGTCCGAGATATGGAGGGTAATCTCTTATAGAGATTGCTTGCGTGAGCCTCAAGTGATAAGGCTGGCTGAGCGGACAGGAATATTCGTTGAGCTCGCAGTGCGAAATCCTCGGGATCGTGCCTTGATCATCGAACCGAACCAGGTACAGTGAATGCCAGGTTGAAGGCTCGGCATGTAGAGGACTGAGCCAGAGCCTCAACATATAGGGACCGAGCTTGAGGCTCATCATATGGCATGCTGACCAAAAGGGCTGGTTCCATGAGGGTCGAACGAGGAGCTTAGCCTTCAAAGGGTCGAGCTGGAGGTTCGGCATTCGGAGGGTTGAGCTGGAGACTCAGCATGCAGAGGACCGACCAGGAGGGTCGGCCTTCAGAGGACCAGGCTCGGCATGTGGACATCTGACTAGATGGGACAACGTGTAGGGGCCAATCTTGAGGCTCAGCACACAATAGACCGAGCTATGGATTCATCATATAGGTGTCCCATATGACCTTCTACCACGTGCTGTGTAGGGTTGGGTATTCATTATTTGGCTCATCACAAGGCCCTCACTTTGGTAGGTTGGGCCGGCAGCATGTGCTAGAGTAAAAGGAGCCTCAGATCATCTATACGGACCACAATTGACAACGCATTTAATGCAATCATCGCCTGTCATCCTTTCAAATAGTAAGTTATTCAAATTATGATTCACAATTGATTTACTCTTGAAGACTTGCCTCAGTCTATACCTAAGCGAGGGGGTTTCCGAACTTCAGTAGTGGAGCCATCCCCTGATGAGGTTATAGTTGACCAACCTCCTCCTTAGGCTATTATTAAGCCCGAGATCTCTCAGGGAGTTCAGCCCCCCACCCTTGATGAGGAAAATTTCCAAACAGTGCAGACGTGGTTGGATTGTGAGGCTATGGATGTCCGGATGCTATAAGACATGGCATTCTTGCATGAGTGGGAACTCAACATGGTGAGAGTCCTAGGTTCGGTCCAgttatgttcttttttttttttttgcttaccaAATGCTTCTAATCACTGCTCTCTTTGTTTTTTAGTGCTAGACATATAACTTGACATGAAGAAGTTATCTGATGTGGCTGTGATTGAGTAGAATGCAATGAC harbors:
- the LOC122068786 gene encoding uncharacterized protein LOC122068786 gives rise to the protein MAPVWLSRLQSLWPFSLRKPDDLKVSDGLVHRLSLPEQTKQFVFAICVPESQSVIYILASQNLSERSAADAECLIKAIRPEVVIAQVSPSALLEIQDEESILGKDLENTVPTSAFGVLKGCFVNKINKDKYENLASGVVLREIFGVGFHGHFLAAKKAANEVGSSFLLLESPHVKACEGSTTEAEVGNKFQALGLQPSNLVPQRVGCLVSSSSNRFCLADDLQSQILKSLVSAPYLSISDAATSSSVSGAGFGDYQPMSNYQAPSFAQSIYSLLTDLHDIFTDLPLIGRALAHTQKMLFDVEQGETVDMKLLSEIHNFRVAVEGLRIALNGSGRCATKKMGNNNKDQLEFAELSTEEKSDVLFAQALRSQTKKFRSIVAIVDASRLAGLRKHWNTSVPQDIEDLVERLFTEHECDEEMSTAGNMERRRLLADKPVVAVGAGATVVLGASSLSKVLPASMFVKLFTYKVPASLKILLTQSQKAAAIAFGKTVGSSKVLAPGLATSGAKTSSAMKAAASAEKIRAVTHSVIASAERTSFSAMRTAFYEIMRKRRVQPVRAMPWATFMCSVATCTGLLVYGDGIEFALESLPVAPSIANLGRGLQSLQQASEAVRQSNSTKIQEAMQSLMYSFTKRKLQ